From Polyodon spathula isolate WHYD16114869_AA chromosome 24, ASM1765450v1, whole genome shotgun sequence, one genomic window encodes:
- the fkbpl gene encoding FK506-binding protein-like translates to MEGSAGSDDLTTWELVPVGRCSVVRRRFLERGSGDETPRGGSVCRILIQSNATDPLCSQLIPYPVNHCTLITMGEGECDIIEGVLEGMRAGERCAVVISTLTPLVKSDEAEISGLESSSCLQTQELRLTLQLHSFTPGRDSWELSFDEKLGSIVKHKQRGGARFRAGDVWGAAHSYSLAMRLAVTLQMVVPAEQDPEFQRARSELHANLAACQLRLGQPRNALLSATRALGIQPRCAKALYRRGLALTMLGEFEQARADLRGVLELEPASKPALQALRDLERREREQRGQLARAMSKLFN, encoded by the exons ATGGAGGGCAGTGCTGGTAGCGATGACCTCACAACCTGGGAGCTGGTGCCGGTGGGGCGGTGCAGTGTGGTGAGGCGGCGCTTTCTGGAGAGAGGCAGTGGGGATGAGACCCCCAGAGGGGGATCAGTCTGTCGAATCCTGATCCAGAGCAATGCAACAGACCCCCTCTGCAGCCAGCTCATCCCCTATCCTGTCAACCACTGCACCCTGATCACCATGGGGGAGGGGGAGTGTGACATCATCGAGGGGGTGCTGGAGGGCATGCGGGCAGGGGAGCGTTGCGCG gtGGTGATTTCAACTCTGACTCCTCTTGTCAAGTCCGATGAAGCAGAAATCAGCGGGCTGGAGAGCTCCTCCTGCCTGCAGACCCAGGAGCTGCGCCTCACCCTGCAGCTGCACAGCTTCACCCCGGGGAGGGACTCCTGGGAGCTGAGCTTCGATGAGAAGTTGGGTTCCATCGTGAAACACAAGCAGAGGGGGGGTGCGAGGTTCAGAGCGGGAGACGTGTGGGGTGCGGCGCACAGCTACTCCCTGGCCATGCGCCTCGCTGTCACCCTCCAGATGGTCGTGCCGGCCGAGCAGGACCCGGAGTTCCAGCGAGCCCGCTCTGAGCTCCACGCCAACCTGGCGGCCTGCCAGCTCCGCCTGGGCCAGCCACGCAACGCCCTGCTGAGCGCCACACGTGCCCTAGGCATCCAGCCGCGCTGCGCCAAGGCCCTGTACCGCAGGGGGCTGGCCCTCACCATGCTCGGGGAGTTCGAGCAGGCCAGGGCTGACCTGCGAGGGGTCCTGGAGCTGGAACCAGCCTCCAAACCGGCCCTGCAGGCACTGAGAGACCTGGAGCGGCGAGAGAGGGAGCAGAGGGGCCAACTAGCCAGGGCTATGAGCAAGCTGTTCAACTAG
- the LOC121299050 gene encoding cyclic AMP-dependent transcription factor ATF-6 beta-like, with amino-acid sequence MGTELLSELDSRFFADNLLTSEDWDACLYNCESMEEGEESADCLQRLHYDSMFDNDLVLTLDPENVRSPWKQANEDILTVLQVKSEPASPASSHCSASSLSSNTDTLLCQQGLVSNGTVDGVKAENPPTPPYMFGDILTPPLNTVQISIPTTTGDTKAPLHSTSTRKANTILSSKPAIQPKPVCVAAIPVTQTSSPAKTIILQPVKSIEQTLPVVLSQSDLLCLGPVPSLIKVEPTSPVTGATGPSTAPFNSAAGKPVTSKPIVPAPCQTGTSSFDIDVKVLRRQQRMIKNRESACQSRKKKKEYLQGLETKLQEALCENERLRRENTALRKRLDSFITEGSDPVRLGSAGSRKAVCVMAVLLFIAFSFGPVSITDRELKPSRQEGPVPPTGRHLLEFQQRREVEREQERERERAITLRSREEEEEKRGMVEGDEESERAGKRALFRNVTAAFSDMKDLVLRDIDRLFTSTDCRQFNRTESLRLADELRGWVHRHQINHKKGEKSPRAKKAKIAQKAQQRKINLARYLPIHPQKTLDRVSSSQLQLYPGLQPRHQDFMEAIDRREDTFYVVSFRRDHLLLPAISHNKTSRPKMSLVMPAMALNETVYNSSRGYEVMMQIDCEVMDTRIIQIKSSTVPPSLREQHSTHNGTASSLHSHQGNQHATPTQPDPALYITHGGGD; translated from the exons ATGGGGACGGAGTTGCTTTCTGAACTCGACAGTCGCTTTTTTGCCGACAATCTTCTGACAAGCGAAGACTGGG atgccTGTCTGTATAACTGTGAGAgtatggaggaaggagaggagtcTGCTGACTGTCTACAGAGACTGCACTACGACTCCATG TTTGATAATGATCTGGTCTTGACGCTGGACCCAGAAAATGTGCGGTCTCCATGGAAACAAGCAAACGAAGACATACTGACAG TGCTTCAGGTGAAGTCCGAACCAGCCTCCCCAGCCTCCTCCCACTGCTCAGCTTCCTCCCTGTCCTCCAACACAGACACACTCCTCTGCCAGCAG ggtTTGGTCTCTAACGGGACAGTTGATGGGGTGAAGGCTGAgaacccccccacacccccctaCATGTTTGGGGACATCCTGACACCCCCCCTCAACACCGTGCAGATCAGCATCCCGACTACCACAG GGGATACCAAAGCACCTCTTCATTCCACGAGCACTCGGAAAGCCAATACGATCCTGAGCAGTAAGCCGGCGATCCAGCCTAAACCAGTGTGCGTGGCCGCCATCCCAGTAACACAGACCAGCAGCCCGGCCAAAACCATCATCCTGCAACCTGTAAAGAGCATCGAGCAGACACTGCCAG TGGTTCTGTCCCAATCAGACCTGCTGTGTCTCGGCCCAGTTCCCAGTTTGATTAAAGTGGAGCCCACATCGCCCGTCACTGGAGCCACTGGTCCCAGCACCGCCCCCTTCAACAGCGCTGCCGGCAAACCAGTAACCAGCAAACCCATTGTACCAGCACCCTGTCAAACGGGTACCAGCAGTTTCGACATTGAT gtgaAGGTCCTGAGGAGGCAGCAGCGCATGATAAAGAACCGGGAGAGCGCCTGCCAGTCCCGCAAGAAGAAGAAGGAATACCTGCAGGGTCTGGAGACCAAACTGCAGGAGGCGCTGTGTGAGAACGAGAGGCTGaggagagagaacacagcactcaGGAAGAGACTGGACTCCTTCATCACAGAG GGTTCTGATCCGGTCCGGTTGGGCTCGGCTGGCAGCAGGAAGGCTGTGTGTGTGATGGCCGTGCTGCTGTTCATTGCGTTTAGCTTCGGACCCGTCAG TATCACGGACAGGGAGTTGAAGCCATCGAGACAGGAAGGGCCGGTGCCTCCTACAGGAAGACACCTGTTGGAGTTCCAGCAGAGACGAGAAGTGGAGCGAGagcaggaaagagagagagagagagcgatcaCATTGCGATcacgggaggaggaggaggaaaagagGGGGATGGTTGAAGGGGatgaggagagcgagagagctgGTAAACGAGCACTGTTCAG GAATGTGACGGCTGCGTTCTCGGATATGAAGGACCTTGTTCTCAGAGACATCGACCGGCTCTTCACCTCCACAGACTGCCGGCAGTTCAACCGGACTGAGTCTCTCAG GCTGGCTGATGAGCTGAGGGGCTGGGTCCACAGGCACCAGATCAACCACAAGAAAGGAGAAAAAAGCCCCAGGGCAAAGAAAGCCAAGATAGCTCAG AAAGCCCAGCAGAGGAAGATTAACCTGGCAAGATACCTTCCAATACATCCACAGAAGACGCTTGACAG AGTCTCCTCCAGTCAGCTGCAGCTCTACCCCGGACTCCAGCCCAGGCACCAGGACTTCATGGAGGCCATCGACCGCAGAGAGGACACCTTCTATGTGGTGTCATTcaggagg GATCACCTGTTGCTTCCCGCTATCAGTCACAACAAGACCTCACGCCCCAAGATGTCTCTCGTCATGCCAGCCATGGCACTCAACG agaCTGTGTATAACTCCTCTCGCGGATACGAGGTGATGATGCAGATAGACTGTGAGGTGATGGACACGCGCATCATCCAGATAAAGAGCTCCACAGTGCCCCCTTCCCTGAGAGAGCAGCACAGCACCCACAATGGCACCGCCTCCTCCCTGCACAGTCACCAGGGAAACCAGCATGCCACACCCACCCAGCCTGACCCCGCCCTCTATATCACACACGGGGGCGGAGACTGA